From a single Aerosakkonema funiforme FACHB-1375 genomic region:
- a CDS encoding XisI protein, translating to MEIEKYKELIKSIIEKHSQCDSDDCEVETQIAFDVDRDRYLMFHVGWRGERRVFGCVIHIEIREGKIWIQRDGTEVGIANELIEAGVPKSDIVLGYRSPYMRKFTELAVG from the coding sequence ATGGAAATAGAGAAATATAAAGAATTAATTAAATCAATTATCGAAAAACATAGTCAGTGCGATAGCGACGATTGCGAAGTGGAAACTCAAATTGCTTTCGATGTCGATCGCGATCGCTATCTGATGTTTCATGTCGGGTGGCGTGGAGAAAGACGAGTGTTTGGATGTGTTATTCACATTGAGATTAGAGAGGGAAAAATTTGGATTCAACGAGATGGAACTGAGGTGGGGATAGCGAATGAGTTAATTGAAGCTGGAGTGCCTAAGTCTGATATCGTGCTAGGATACAGGTCGCCTTATATGCGGAAGTTTACAGAATTGGCGGTGGGGTAG
- a CDS encoding XamI family restriction endonuclease gives MSVNADKPHLWKSDIAQSVDFYNNWFMQFAPQAYRDTRLVTTQQVESALQQTANLTNITPGILQQYPSVLPILRMATAPPIARDRLIGLAGVSSNLVKNMEEKQRIPPKTERAILDTELRKISQIIARLADKDIFSWLDTGRQPTDTEIHRAATIVADRLCGAISDPIIRNAQERRQLAMIRQWLEERGYSYIGGGTRLSFERMQPGTFSFRLNIPIVLQGGTKQINIPIDVVIKPLQSSSDELPLLIEAKSAGDYTNPNKRRKEEAVKMAQLRNNYGENIRFILFLCGYFDSGYLGYEAAEGIDWVWEHRIEDLAVFGI, from the coding sequence GTGTCAGTAAATGCGGATAAACCACATTTGTGGAAGTCAGATATTGCCCAGTCGGTTGATTTCTACAACAATTGGTTTATGCAGTTCGCTCCTCAAGCTTACCGCGATACTCGTTTAGTTACCACTCAACAAGTCGAATCGGCATTACAACAGACAGCTAATCTCACCAATATTACACCTGGTATACTGCAACAGTATCCATCTGTTCTTCCTATTCTAAGGATGGCGACAGCACCACCCATTGCGCGTGACCGTCTGATCGGTTTAGCTGGGGTGTCGTCCAACTTAGTCAAGAATATGGAAGAAAAACAGCGAATTCCACCCAAAACAGAGCGGGCTATTCTGGATACAGAACTGAGAAAAATCAGTCAAATCATTGCCAGACTAGCAGACAAAGATATCTTCTCATGGTTGGACACGGGACGGCAACCAACTGATACAGAAATTCACCGAGCAGCGACAATTGTTGCAGACCGTTTGTGTGGTGCTATTTCTGATCCAATTATTCGCAACGCGCAAGAGCGCAGACAGTTGGCTATGATTAGGCAATGGCTGGAAGAGCGCGGCTACTCGTATATTGGGGGAGGAACCCGATTAAGTTTTGAGAGAATGCAGCCTGGTACTTTTTCCTTTCGACTCAACATTCCCATAGTTTTACAGGGAGGTACTAAACAAATTAATATCCCAATTGATGTTGTAATTAAACCTCTTCAGTCGAGTTCAGATGAGCTACCGCTTTTGATTGAAGCGAAATCCGCCGGAGACTATACCAATCCCAATAAGCGAAGGAAAGAAGAAGCAGTTAAGATGGCTCAATTACGCAATAACTACGGTGAGAATATCCGTTTCATTCTGTTTCTTTGCGGTTATTTCGATAGCGGTTATTTGGGTTATGAAGCTGCTGAAGGGATTGACTGGGTATGGGAACATCGAATAGAAGACTTAGCAGTGTTTGGGATATGA
- a CDS encoding Eco57I restriction-modification methylase domain-containing protein — protein MNLTTTESIRTLRQLQLDSAKTQTERNKLGQFATPTALAADILKYAKTLLPTDQKIRFLDPALGTGAFYSALLQQFSLSQIVEAIAYEIDPHYGDEAIELWRDTPLQLNIADFTKAVPPNSDNTKANLLICNPPYVRHHHLSRVEKLRLQRVTEQTAGIKLSQLASLYCHFLCISDAWMATDGLAGWLIPTGLMDVNYGQPIKDYLLNRVTLLRIHCFDPVDVQFEDALVSSAVVWFKKALPPANHAVEFTYGGSLTEPKMSVMMSLESLRGTAKWTKFGLVSGRVSSQEQPLKLKDLFTIKRGLATGANDFFVLTPEQISAYQLPSEFLQPVLPSPRLLSVDEIEADGLGNPILVHQLFLLSCDLPPDVVKAKYPSLWEYLQMGVGQGICDRYLCKHRSPWYAQEKRPPSPFLCTYMGRQDTGRGRPFRFILNHSRATATNVYLMLYPKPALAKVLLEKPKLLKEVWSALDRISDEALMGEGRVYGGGLYKLEPRELGNALVKKTCELL, from the coding sequence ATGAATTTAACTACCACAGAATCAATACGAACTTTGCGACAGTTACAACTGGATAGTGCAAAAACCCAAACAGAGAGAAATAAGTTGGGTCAGTTTGCCACGCCTACAGCATTAGCAGCAGATATTTTGAAATATGCTAAAACGTTATTACCAACAGATCAAAAAATTCGTTTTCTTGACCCGGCTTTGGGGACGGGAGCGTTCTACTCTGCATTATTGCAGCAATTTTCTTTATCGCAAATTGTAGAAGCGATCGCATACGAAATTGACCCTCATTATGGAGATGAAGCGATCGAACTTTGGCGCGATACTCCACTTCAACTAAATATTGCAGATTTTACCAAGGCTGTACCACCCAATTCTGACAATACTAAAGCTAATTTGCTTATTTGCAATCCTCCTTATGTCCGACATCATCATTTGAGCCGAGTTGAAAAGCTGCGGTTGCAACGGGTAACAGAACAGACAGCCGGAATAAAACTCAGTCAGTTGGCTAGTCTTTACTGTCATTTCTTATGTATTTCAGATGCTTGGATGGCGACTGATGGGTTGGCTGGGTGGCTGATTCCTACTGGATTAATGGATGTAAATTACGGACAGCCAATTAAGGATTATCTGCTCAACCGCGTCACTTTGCTGCGAATTCATTGTTTCGATCCGGTGGACGTACAATTTGAGGATGCGTTGGTATCGTCCGCAGTGGTTTGGTTTAAGAAAGCTTTACCACCTGCTAACCATGCTGTTGAGTTCACCTACGGGGGAAGTCTGACAGAACCTAAGATGTCTGTGATGATGTCGTTGGAGTCGTTACGCGGTACAGCTAAGTGGACTAAGTTTGGGTTGGTGTCTGGTAGAGTGAGTTCTCAAGAACAGCCTTTGAAGCTGAAGGATTTATTCACTATAAAACGGGGGTTGGCGACGGGAGCGAATGATTTTTTTGTGTTGACACCGGAGCAAATTTCTGCATATCAATTGCCGAGCGAGTTTTTACAGCCAGTTTTGCCTTCTCCCCGGCTGTTATCCGTGGATGAAATTGAAGCAGATGGCTTGGGAAATCCGATTCTCGTTCACCAGCTTTTTCTGCTATCGTGCGATTTACCCCCAGATGTGGTGAAAGCTAAGTATCCTTCGCTTTGGGAATATTTGCAGATGGGGGTAGGGCAGGGGATTTGCGATCGCTATCTCTGCAAGCATCGCTCTCCCTGGTATGCTCAGGAAAAGCGTCCTCCTTCTCCGTTCCTCTGTACTTATATGGGTCGTCAGGATACTGGTAGAGGTAGACCTTTTCGATTTATCCTCAATCATTCAAGGGCGACAGCTACCAATGTTTACTTGATGTTGTATCCTAAGCCTGCTCTTGCCAAAGTGCTTTTAGAGAAGCCAAAATTGCTGAAAGAGGTGTGGTCGGCGCTCGATCGTATTTCTGATGAAGCACTGATGGGTGAGGGGCGCGTGTATGGGGGTGGATTGTATAAGCTAGAACCGAGGGAATTGGGTAATGCTTTAGTAAAGAAAACTTGTGAACTTTTATAG
- a CDS encoding DNA cytosine methyltransferase, with protein sequence MLSVVSLFSGCGGLDIGFKELGFELIYACDIDPAAVDCYSRNVDQNVFLQDVTSSDFHKDIKQLGHCDVVLGGFPCQGFSKAGPKNENDKRNTLYTQMWEAVNKLRPAIFIAENVDGINQNFKGNYLKRIIEDFKQIGYRVEYRTLDAVWFGVAQHRRRTFFIGVPEEAENTFHFPSPTYEIKARNGEYKLLHGLNFNEISSNNLKPVLTIKDVISDLLELDREIPDHKVVNNWPETYKFIFKSIKQGQKLCNVRHASTSVYTWEIPEFFGEVTERERIILENIGKHRRHKKYGNIPNGNPIPAKEIETLSQITDIELELKSLISKGYLKQKDNKYDLKGAMFCSGLFKRPFWNEPSPTILTNFYNPRYFLHPLKNRPFSLRECARLQGFPDNFIFTDDGSQLDLVSGYRLVGNAVPPPISKLFAKATLDYICSSQKHLSIFQKDQSISLSQPLMYSAMKVPTIALDLQTQLKEFDIWITPSLGEIQDSERFQRVMDSVVEIFESLAAATSNFNHIDSCKATAIANTFIKLIQNKNEPEAKKYLEALATVLFLVTGKSDNNSKCQLPIYLRDEAGWESLPAIRRSQGKSLVYYKKIPRVLKAEAYMKNVADLSVNRDRQQELLQEFVKFVLKDESCVSQLWSIGHSYIMLKQFQKERDLLAPLIIFQVRGSVSASGGHKPEILLRERFTEWGLQAGIDFNMTDVVVEPEATKIAIKETEQLEAEQELLNTTDEKQEEVGEVKKTRAYDFVLPFKTSGWKPRIFIQCQFYAGDSGSVSHKNIDQTETSRNYVLGFIPDARFIEYVDGAGYFSSLNGDLKKLLSKPTTTSFFQVRSAAVRLRRELQEIGFLVPLSLEQAIARSDGDRDNTKQILQHSGYSDLEINRCLQTSLERNLIFEVNGNLSLQENRRSLVRRYFLLDVIAQHGKPAERKGELVGSIIIPGYGPFYGIKLTNLVAEASQLAPGFRNDWSNPKVIMEDINWLCDERLAMLC encoded by the coding sequence ATGCTTAGTGTTGTAAGTCTATTTAGCGGTTGTGGAGGCTTAGATATTGGCTTTAAGGAGCTTGGATTTGAGCTAATATATGCTTGCGATATTGATCCTGCTGCGGTTGATTGTTACTCAAGAAATGTAGATCAAAATGTATTCCTGCAAGATGTTACATCTAGCGATTTCCATAAAGATATTAAGCAGTTAGGACACTGCGATGTAGTTTTAGGTGGTTTTCCATGTCAAGGTTTCTCTAAAGCGGGGCCCAAAAATGAGAATGACAAAAGAAATACACTGTATACTCAGATGTGGGAAGCAGTTAATAAATTGCGACCTGCAATTTTTATTGCAGAAAATGTAGATGGAATTAATCAAAATTTTAAAGGGAATTACCTAAAACGTATTATAGAAGACTTTAAACAGATTGGGTATAGAGTCGAATATCGTACTCTAGATGCTGTATGGTTTGGAGTTGCACAGCACAGAAGAAGAACTTTCTTCATTGGTGTTCCAGAAGAAGCAGAGAATACATTTCATTTTCCATCTCCTACTTATGAGATTAAAGCAAGGAATGGAGAATACAAGTTATTACATGGGTTAAATTTTAACGAAATTAGTTCTAATAATTTAAAACCAGTTTTGACAATTAAAGATGTCATTTCAGATTTACTTGAGCTTGATCGTGAAATCCCAGATCATAAAGTTGTTAATAACTGGCCGGAAACCTATAAATTTATATTTAAAAGTATAAAGCAAGGACAAAAGCTTTGTAATGTTAGGCACGCTTCTACATCTGTATATACTTGGGAAATACCAGAATTTTTTGGAGAAGTTACTGAAAGAGAGCGTATTATTCTTGAAAATATAGGAAAGCATCGCCGTCATAAAAAGTACGGGAATATACCTAATGGAAATCCTATACCCGCTAAAGAAATTGAAACGCTTTCGCAAATTACTGATATTGAATTAGAATTAAAGTCCCTAATTTCTAAAGGTTATTTGAAGCAAAAAGACAACAAGTATGATTTAAAAGGAGCAATGTTCTGTTCAGGTTTATTTAAAAGACCGTTTTGGAATGAACCGTCACCCACTATTCTTACTAACTTTTATAATCCGCGTTATTTCCTGCACCCCCTCAAAAATAGACCATTTTCATTACGAGAGTGTGCCCGTCTCCAGGGTTTTCCAGACAATTTTATTTTTACTGATGATGGTTCTCAGCTAGATCTCGTCAGTGGATATCGCCTAGTTGGTAATGCTGTACCTCCTCCGATATCAAAACTATTTGCTAAAGCTACATTGGATTATATTTGTAGTTCTCAAAAGCATCTTTCTATTTTTCAGAAAGACCAATCGATTTCCCTGTCTCAACCTTTAATGTATTCGGCCATGAAAGTACCTACAATCGCGCTAGATTTACAAACCCAACTGAAAGAATTTGATATCTGGATTACTCCATCTTTAGGAGAAATCCAAGATAGTGAACGTTTTCAGCGAGTAATGGATAGCGTAGTGGAAATTTTTGAATCATTAGCAGCAGCGACAAGCAATTTTAATCACATAGACTCATGTAAAGCTACTGCCATAGCTAATACATTTATTAAGCTTATTCAAAATAAAAATGAGCCAGAAGCAAAGAAATATCTTGAAGCACTCGCTACAGTTTTGTTTCTGGTAACTGGAAAGTCAGATAATAATAGCAAATGTCAATTACCGATTTATTTAAGAGATGAGGCTGGTTGGGAATCGCTACCAGCTATAAGAAGAAGTCAAGGAAAAAGTTTAGTTTATTATAAGAAGATTCCTAGAGTATTGAAAGCAGAAGCTTATATGAAAAATGTTGCTGATTTATCAGTTAATAGAGATCGGCAACAAGAACTTTTACAGGAGTTTGTTAAGTTCGTTTTGAAAGATGAGTCTTGCGTATCTCAGCTATGGAGCATTGGCCATAGCTATATAATGTTGAAGCAGTTTCAGAAGGAGCGTGATTTACTTGCTCCTCTTATTATTTTTCAAGTTAGAGGCTCAGTTTCAGCTTCAGGTGGACACAAACCAGAGATCTTGTTAAGGGAGAGATTTACAGAGTGGGGACTTCAAGCAGGCATTGACTTTAACATGACAGATGTAGTCGTTGAGCCTGAAGCAACAAAAATTGCAATTAAAGAAACTGAGCAGCTTGAGGCAGAACAAGAACTACTAAACACTACTGATGAAAAGCAAGAAGAGGTAGGTGAAGTTAAGAAAACTCGCGCCTATGATTTTGTATTACCATTTAAAACATCAGGTTGGAAACCCAGGATATTTATACAGTGTCAGTTTTATGCGGGTGATTCTGGTAGTGTTTCTCACAAAAATATAGATCAAACAGAAACTTCCCGAAATTATGTTCTTGGATTTATACCAGATGCCCGTTTTATTGAATATGTAGATGGAGCAGGTTATTTTTCTTCCCTCAACGGTGATTTGAAAAAGTTATTGTCAAAGCCTACAACAACCTCATTTTTCCAAGTAAGAAGCGCAGCGGTTCGACTGCGGAGAGAATTACAGGAGATAGGCTTTTTAGTACCTTTATCATTAGAGCAAGCTATTGCACGGTCAGATGGGGATAGAGACAATACCAAGCAGATTCTCCAGCATTCAGGATACTCTGATTTAGAGATAAATAGATGTTTGCAAACTTCTTTAGAGCGAAATTTAATTTTTGAAGTTAATGGTAACCTCTCGCTCCAAGAAAATAGGCGTTCTCTAGTTAGGAGGTATTTTCTTCTTGATGTAATTGCTCAACATGGAAAACCAGCGGAACGCAAAGGAGAATTAGTAGGTTCAATCATTATTCCTGGGTATGGGCCTTTTTATGGCATAAAGTTGACTAATTTAGTGGCTGAAGCTTCTCAACTTGCTCCAGGTTTTCGTAATGATTGGTCTAACCCAAAGGTGATAATGGAAGATATTAATTGGCTTTGTGATGAGCGTTTAGCAATGCTTTGTTAA
- a CDS encoding DUF6753 family protein produces the protein MSDYLDITLEGQSEEYRRKVLELAFKGKIEPTDPIFLILLATGRLEVLIRESPKPEDFELAFTHWMGRINKTLANYERVAVEKQEGQIASAVHSLVRQTELTKVATSARSLVAAAGVLLTTLGVGALMGWMGMLWSQGGFAPGEAVHLTQEQAEALRWATSAEGKFARNLIKWNSDSLTGLECKKDVKRLGVTLEVTGRPATSGFCTVWVEPVEKRTFKD, from the coding sequence ATATCCGACTACTTAGATATTACTCTGGAGGGTCAATCTGAGGAATATCGGCGCAAGGTGTTGGAGTTGGCTTTTAAGGGTAAAATTGAGCCAACTGACCCGATATTTCTGATTTTACTGGCTACGGGGCGATTGGAAGTGCTGATTCGAGAAAGTCCGAAACCGGAGGATTTTGAGTTAGCGTTTACTCACTGGATGGGGCGGATTAATAAGACGCTGGCGAATTACGAACGGGTGGCGGTGGAGAAGCAAGAGGGGCAGATTGCCTCTGCTGTTCATTCTCTGGTGCGTCAGACAGAATTGACGAAGGTGGCGACATCTGCACGTTCTTTGGTGGCGGCGGCGGGTGTGCTATTGACGACGTTGGGTGTCGGTGCTTTGATGGGATGGATGGGTATGCTTTGGTCGCAAGGAGGGTTTGCGCCGGGGGAAGCGGTTCATTTGACTCAGGAGCAGGCGGAGGCTTTGCGGTGGGCGACTAGCGCTGAGGGGAAGTTTGCTCGGAATTTGATCAAGTGGAATTCGGATAGTCTTACTGGTCTAGAATGTAAGAAGGATGTCAAGCGATTGGGGGTAACTCTGGAAGTAACCGGAAGGCCAGCGACTTCAGGATTCTGTACCGTTTGGGTAGAACCTGTGGAAAAGCGAACTTTTAAAGATTGA